One genomic region from Salinicola endophyticus encodes:
- a CDS encoding M90 family metallopeptidase: MKRPGWWPIRRGAPAFDAACWQAVRQGLPLLADLDDSDAARLGERAWQQLHRWQWAASEEVEYDLAAQLAIAAQACLLTLAWSDDDASAAFANVHDIVLVADAFHRRVEELDDFGVMHEYEDERAGETSWRGPVVLASPEVGASGDYSGYNVIIHEFAHKLDLGNSHDVDGFPPLAAASEVTAQEWHRIFTAVWDDLQAHLARGEETPIDDYAATHPGECFAVCCELFFTAPDQLIEVYPALYDLLKRYFGQDAMTRFTRPPPSA; this comes from the coding sequence GTGAAGCGGCCGGGCTGGTGGCCCATTCGGCGTGGTGCTCCCGCGTTCGATGCGGCGTGCTGGCAGGCGGTACGCCAGGGCCTGCCGCTGCTCGCCGACCTCGACGACAGCGACGCCGCACGCCTGGGTGAGCGCGCCTGGCAGCAGCTGCACCGCTGGCAGTGGGCGGCGTCCGAGGAGGTCGAGTACGATCTCGCCGCCCAACTGGCGATCGCCGCCCAAGCCTGTCTGCTGACGCTGGCCTGGAGCGACGACGACGCCAGCGCCGCCTTCGCCAACGTGCACGATATCGTGCTGGTCGCCGACGCCTTCCACCGCCGGGTGGAGGAGCTGGACGACTTCGGCGTGATGCACGAGTACGAGGACGAGCGCGCCGGCGAGACCTCCTGGCGCGGCCCGGTGGTGCTGGCCTCCCCCGAGGTCGGCGCCAGCGGCGACTACTCCGGCTACAACGTGATCATCCACGAGTTCGCCCACAAGCTCGACCTGGGCAACTCCCACGATGTCGACGGCTTTCCGCCGCTGGCCGCCGCGAGCGAAGTCACCGCCCAGGAGTGGCATCGCATCTTCACCGCGGTGTGGGACGACCTGCAGGCGCACCTCGCCCGCGGCGAAGAGACACCGATCGACGACTACGCCGCCACCCACCCCGGCGAGTGCTTCGCGGTCTGCTGCGAGCTCTTCTTCACCGCCCCGGATCAGCTGATCGAGGTCTATCCCGCGCTTTATGACCTGTTGAAGCGCTACTTCGGGCAGGACGCCATGACGCGTTTCACACGTCCCCCGCCCTCCGCCTGA